One Acidobacteriaceae bacterium genomic region harbors:
- a CDS encoding SDR family oxidoreductase, with product MDLGLKDQVVIVTGGGAGIGEAITRLCLQEGAIAVVVNRTSDEFSALIAEFKQTGERCDFFEADLSDPNQCQSAVRYVEKQYGSLMGLVNNAGTNDVVGLETGTPERFVASLHQNLVHYYAMAHYALPMLKRSRGSIVNISSKVALTGQGGTSGYAAAKGAQLALTREWAAELAAFGVRVNAVLPAEVMTPLYKRWISLRDDPEKALSEIRQRIPLGHRMTEPAEIAAMVVFLLSPTQSAHTTGQHILVDGGYAHLDRALT from the coding sequence GTGGACCTAGGACTCAAAGACCAAGTCGTTATTGTGACTGGCGGCGGTGCCGGCATCGGCGAGGCTATCACTAGGCTCTGTCTTCAGGAGGGCGCGATAGCTGTCGTCGTGAACCGCACGTCTGATGAATTCTCGGCGCTTATCGCTGAATTCAAGCAAACGGGTGAACGATGCGACTTCTTCGAAGCCGATCTGAGCGACCCCAATCAATGCCAGAGCGCAGTTCGTTACGTCGAAAAGCAGTACGGTAGCTTGATGGGCCTCGTGAACAACGCCGGGACCAACGACGTAGTTGGGCTCGAAACTGGAACACCTGAGCGGTTTGTCGCGAGCCTGCACCAGAACCTTGTCCACTACTACGCGATGGCACACTATGCACTTCCCATGCTGAAGCGTTCGCGAGGCTCCATCGTAAATATTAGTTCGAAGGTCGCCCTGACTGGCCAGGGCGGGACTTCCGGGTATGCAGCAGCAAAGGGAGCCCAACTTGCTTTGACGCGCGAGTGGGCGGCTGAGCTTGCGGCGTTTGGTGTTCGTGTGAATGCAGTTTTACCCGCCGAGGTGATGACTCCGCTCTACAAACGCTGGATCAGCTTGCGAGATGACCCCGAGAAAGCACTGTCCGAGATAAGGCAACGCATTCCGCTTGGTCATAGGATGACGGAACCGGCAGAAATTGCTGCGATGGTTGTATTTCTGCTCTCTCCGACGCAAAGCGCTCACACAACTGGTCAACATATCCTTGTCGACGGTGGTTACGCCCACTTGGATCGCGCTCTCACCTAA
- a CDS encoding SDR family oxidoreductase translates to MGLSKLSLTSRIAVITGAASGIGLAIAKRFAEYGAAVHLLDLDAGKLDEAAHLIASGGDAATPHCCDVSSPASVAEVFRSVDAPVDILVNCAGIAHIGNLSSTTPEDMDRLFAVNIRGTYLCMRAVIDGMTTAQRGSILNIASIAATRGISDRFAYSMTKGAVLSMTLSVAKDYIAHGIRCNCISPARVHTPFVDGFLTKNYPGQESEKMKALSESQPIGRMGTPDEVAALAHYLCSDEASFITGADIPLDGGYFNLR, encoded by the coding sequence ATGGGATTGTCCAAGCTGAGTCTTACAAGTCGGATCGCGGTGATCACAGGCGCGGCGAGCGGGATCGGCTTGGCTATCGCAAAGAGATTCGCCGAATATGGAGCTGCCGTGCACTTGCTCGATCTCGACGCCGGTAAGCTCGACGAAGCCGCGCACCTGATTGCTAGCGGGGGCGACGCAGCGACTCCGCATTGTTGCGACGTCAGCAGTCCAGCGAGCGTGGCTGAGGTGTTTCGGAGCGTGGACGCTCCTGTCGACATTCTTGTCAACTGCGCAGGCATCGCACACATCGGAAATCTCTCCTCAACAACTCCTGAGGATATGGACAGGCTCTTTGCAGTCAACATTCGAGGAACCTACCTGTGCATGCGTGCAGTGATTGACGGAATGACGACGGCACAACGAGGAAGCATACTGAACATCGCCTCCATTGCTGCAACGCGCGGCATCAGCGATCGATTCGCCTATTCCATGACGAAAGGAGCCGTGTTGTCGATGACTCTCTCAGTCGCGAAGGATTACATCGCGCACGGGATACGGTGCAACTGCATCTCGCCGGCGCGTGTGCACACTCCGTTCGTAGATGGATTTCTGACCAAGAACTATCCAGGTCAGGAATCCGAGAAAATGAAGGCGCTGTCCGAGTCGCAACCGATCGGTCGGATGGGCACTCCGGACGAAGTGGCCGCTCTGGCACACTACTTGTGCTCTGATGAGGCGTCATTTATTACCGGCGCGGATATCCCCCTTGATGGGGGCTACTTCAATCTTCGTTAA